The sequence below is a genomic window from Chthoniobacterales bacterium.
CGCGCGACTTCACCGCCTGCGCCTCGGTGGCCGGGATTCCCGTGACCTTGAAGAGGAAGAACAGCATCAGCGCCGGGCAGAAGAAGGTCATCCACCCGTCGGGCGAGCCGAGCGCGAAGACGAAATACGCGACCCAGATCAACCATTCGAAGAAGTAATTCGGATGGCGTGAGGCGCGCCAGAGACCGATGCGGCACGTCCGGCCCTTGTTTTCCGGCACGGAGCGGAACTCATGGAGCTGCCAGTCGGCCAGCGCCTCGCCGAGCATCGCGACCAGCCACAGCGCCACGCCCGCCCATTCCCAGGTGGAGATTCCCGCGTTCGGATTCGAAGCCGCCATGGCAAAAGGCGCGCTGAGCACCGCGAGCAGGACGGCCTGCAGCTGAAAGAAGCCAAAGAACATCAGCCACGTGTTCCGCGGGTATTGCTCACGCAGCGTGGCGTAGCGGCCGTCCTCCTCCGGATGATGCCGCGAAACCCGAATCCAGAGATAGATTCCCAGGCGCGCGCCCCACAGTCCCGCCATGCCGCAGATCAGCAAACGGCGCGTGGGATCGCCCTCACCGATGAGAAAATAGATGCCGGCCAGCACCGCAAAGCCCAGCGCCCACGCGACATCGACGATGCCGGCATTGTTGAACCATCGGGCGAGGAACCAGACCGCGACCATCATCGTCATGGCCACGGCCGCGCCCGTCGTGAGAAGGAACCAGAATGCGTCTGTCATGCGTTTTGCGTCTTCGAGAAACGGTTAATTACGAAAAGAGATCATACACGTCGGAACGGATGCCGGAATTGTCCGGGCGAGAGTAAACCGCCTGCACGACCGAGATGTGTCGCGTCGCGAACGCCGCCTCGCAATAGCGCAGGTAGTAGCGCCACTTGCGCAGGAACCACTCGTCGAAGCCAAGCGCGCGAACCTCCTCGCGCCGGGCCTCGAAACGCTCCGCCCAGAGCGCGAGCGTCTTCGCGTAATGCGGGCCGAGATCCTCCCAGTCGAAGAGGTTGAGCGTGCCGGTGCGATTGAGGGCCTGCGTCACGCGGGCCTGCGAGACGAGCAGCGAACCGGGAAAGATGTGCTTCTGGATGAAATCGACGCCGTCGCGAAGGATGCGAAACTGGCGATCCGGACAGGTGATCATTTGCAGCGCGAAGAGCCCGTGCAGCTCGAGCAGGCGCTGGCAGCAGTCGAAATATTCGTCGAGGTAGCGATCGCCGACGGCCTCGATCATTTCCACGGACACGATCTTGTCGAAGCGCCCGGAGAGCCGGCGATAATCCTCCAGCCGCACGTCGATCCGGTCGGCAAGACCCGCCGCGGCGATGCGCGTCTGCGCCTCGGCGAGCTGGGCCTCGGAAATGGTGATCGTCGTCACGCGGCAGCCGTATTTCCGAGCGGCGTGAATGGAGAACGCGCCCCAACCCGTGCCGATCTCCAGCAGGCGGTCGCCGGCCCGGAGCTGAAGCTTGCGGCACAGGCGATCGATTTTTTCGATCTGGGCTTCTTCGAGCGAAAGCGCCGGCGGATCGAAGACGGCCGACGAATACGTCATCGACGGGTCGAGCCAGAGCTTGAAGAAGTCGTTGCTGAGGTCGTAGTGCTCACGAATGTTCTCGCGCGCCTTCGCCTCGCTATTCGGCCGCAGCAGGTGGCGGACGCGGTTCGCGGCGTTCAGAAGATTCAAGAACGCGGCCTTCGCACCGCCCTCGGTCTGCATCGCGCCGGAGTCCTCGGCATTGCGAATGAAAAAGGCGATCACGCGGGTGAGGTCGGGCGTTTCCCACTGGCCGTCGAGGTAGGCCTCGGCAAAGCCGATCGGCCCGAAGAGCACGCAGCGCTGGAAGAACGCCTCGTCGTGAATCTCGATGCGGGCCGGCTGGCGCTTGTCGAGGCCGCCAAACCACTGCGCGCAGCCATCAGGTAGCACCAGCTCGAGCGATCCGCCTTGCAGCGGTCGCAGCGAATTCAGCACGAGATTGCGGAAGACGGTCTTCACTCGCCAATGATCTTCACGAGCACGCGCTTGCGGCGAAGGCCGTCGAATTCCCCATAGAAAATCTGTTCCCACGGCCCGAAGTCCAGCCGGCCGGCGGTGATGGCGACGACCACCTCGCGGCCCATGATCGTGCGCTTGAGATGCGCATCCGCGTTGTCTTCGCCGGTGCGATTGTGAAGGTATTGGGCGTGCGGCTTTTCCGGCGCCAGCGCCTCGAGCCATTTCTCGAGGTCGGCATGCAGGCCGCGCTCGTCGTCATTGATGAACACGCTAGCGCTGATGTGCATGGCGTTCACGAGGCAGAGACCTTCGCGAACGCCGCTCTCGGCAAGGCAGCGCTCGACCTCGCCGGTGATGTTGAAAAACTCACGCCGTTGCCGGACGTCGAACCAGAGTTCTTTGCGGTAGGATTTCATCGCAGGGATCGGTGGGGATTGAATACGTCACGTTGCTGCTCGCGGTTCACTTCTTTTCGATGAAACGGCACGCGCTTCAGCCACAGGCGCAGCGCCTCCCAGTGGATCGCGCCGATCACCTTGAGCGTGATGAGCGGATACTTGACCGTGAAACGCGCCAGATTTGCCGCGGTGAGCGGCACGCGGGTGCCGGTGAGCGTGCTGATGAGCTCGCGTTCTTCGCCGCGGTAGTCGTCGATGAAGATGCGCAGATGCTCGCCCGGGGCGTCGAAACGGAAGTCGAAGGCGAGATCGAGATCGGAAAACGGCGAGACGTAGAAATGCTTCGTCGCGCGACGATGGAACCCTACTTCCTTGCGCGGGACGAGGAACGGCTTGCGCTCGTGGAAGGTGTTCTCGACCTCGACGACGGACGTGTAGGGTTCGCCCGCGGCGTCGTAGAAAAAGAAGACCGAGATGGGATTGAAGGTGTAGCCGAAGACGCGCGGCAGCGTGAGCACCCGCACGGCGGCGGGCTCGCGCGTCTCGCCCTCCCGGCGCAGGAACTCCACGACGTTCTCCCGGATGCTCGAGCGGCCGAGTGAAAAGTGATCGGCATCGTGCAGGCTGTAGAGGCCGGGCTCGTTGACGGCGAAGAGCGGAATCTCCCGCTCGATCCGCTCCAGCTCGTCGAGATCGAGCCACATGAGGAAAATGCGATAGACGAACTCGTGCCGCTTCGGCGAGAGACGGCGGTGCATTACCGAGCATTCGTAGATCGCGGAGTTCATGCGGCGGCGAGATGTTCGCGCACGGCAGCGCAGGCCTCGAGCGCGGACCAGTAGGCATCCTCGTGAAAGCCGTAGTGGAAATAGCTGCCGCAAAAATAGACGCGCTGTGTCGGCGAACGGCGGTTGAGGCTGGGCAGCTCCGCCTGCGCGCGCAAAGCCTCGAGCGTGAAGATCGGGTGCTCGTATTCGGTCTCGTAGATGATCTTCGCGGGATCGACGAGGTCGCGCGAATTTAGCGAGACGAAGTAGTCGCGGCGCGGGGACACGTTCTGCAACGCGTTCATCCAGTAGTGCAGCGACGGGCGCTCCTGCGCGTCGATCCGGTAGTTCCACGAGGCCCAGGCGATGCGGCGGCGCGGCATCAGCGAGGCATCCGTGTGCAGCGTCGCGAGGTTAGGCTGGTAGGCGAAAGCGCCGAGGAGCCTTTGCTGTTCGGCATCCGGGCGGGCGAGCATCCGGAGCGCCTGATCGCCGTGCGCGGCGATGATCACGCGGTCAAAATCCGCCGCGGCGTCGTCCGCAGTGCGAATCGTGGCTCCGGCTGGCGACTCCTCGACCGAAACCACCGGCGAGCCCAGCCGGACATCGGTGAACTTTTCGAGAATGCGCCGCACGTAGCTGCGCGCGCCGCGGCTGACCGTGAACCACGGATGGTGCGTCTTCACGCCGAGGAAGCCGTGGTTGTGGAAGAAGCGGAGGAGCATCGCGGCCGGAAAATCGAGCACGCCTTCGGGCTGCGAAGACCAGATCGCGGCGCTCATCGGCACGAGATAGTGTTCCAGCAGGTCGCGGCCAAAGCCGTGCTGTTCCGCAAACTGGCGCACGCTGAGGTCGCGCACGGCCGGATCGTCGAGCGAAGCATTCGCGACCTGAAAGAAACGCGTGATCTCGCCGAGCAGCCGATGAAAGCGAGGACGGAGAAGATTGCGCTTCTGGGCGAAGACCTTGCGCAGCCCCATGCCGTTGTATTCGAGATCGTCCGGCAGATGCTGAACGCTGAACGACATCTCGCTGGGCTGCGTGGCGACGCCCAGTTCCTCGAAGAGTCGGCAGAGATTCGGGTAGGTGACGCGGTTGAAGACGATGAAGCCGGTGTCGATCGGCACCTCGCGACCGTCCTCGTCGGCGACGACCGTGTTCGTGTGGCCGCCGGGGCGAGCCGCCTGTTCGAAGAGCGTGAGGCGGGCCTGCTCGCGGAGGTTCCACGCGCAGCCGAGACCGGCGATGCCAGTCCCGATGATCGCAATCCGTTCCACGGTGTTACGACCGGAGGTGGTTGGCTTCGACGTAGGCGTCCTTCGGCACCGGGCGCAGGTCCCAGACGAGGCCGAGCGAGGCAAGTCCCCGCAGCAGGTAGTAGCTGATGTCGATCTCCCACCAGTAGAAGCCCTGCCGCGCGGTGGCCTGGTGGCGGTGATGATTGTTGTGCCAGCCTTCGCCAAGCGTAATGAGGGCCAGGATGAGGCTATTCCGGCTCTCGTCGCCGGTTTCGTAGCGCTGCGTTCCGAAGACGTGGGCAAACGAATTCACCATGCAGGTGCCGTGGAAGAGCAGCACGGTGCTGATGAAGAAGCCCCAGACGACGAGCTGCCAGGCGTTCGTTCCGAGTTCCGGCGCGAAGGCGCCGAGGACCGATCCCGCAGCAAAGAGAGCGGCGAAGAGGAGGAGCGGGCCGATCAGGTCAAAGCGGTTGAGAAAGACGAGCTCGGGATAGCGGGCGAGATCCTGCACGCGGCGGTAGTCGGTGGGAAAATTCCGACTGCTGGTGAGCCAGCCGATGTGCGACCAGGCAAAGCCCTTCCAGCCCGGAGAATGCACGTCGTGCTCGTCGTCGGAATGCTGGTGATGGTGCCGATGAACGGCCGCCCACCACAGCGGGCCGCGCTGGATGGCCGTGAGGCCGAGCAACGCGAAGAGAAATTGCGCGGGCCGCGAGGTCTTGAACGCCCGGTGGCAGAAATAGCGATGGTAGAGACCGGTGACGGCGAACATGCGCACGAAATACAGCGCGGCCGCCACGCCCACGGCCGTCCAGCTCCAGCCGGTCCAGATCACGCCGAGACAACCGACGTGGAGAATGATGAAGGGAACGGCGCGGCGCCACTCGAAGCGCTCCGGCCGCTCGCGGACCTTCTCGGCGCCTTCAGGGAAATAGTCGGAATCGAAAAAACGGACGACGCGCCGCAGAATGCCCGTTCGCGCCGGCGCGGAAAATGGCCGGCGATCAGTCGGGGCGGACCCCGAGTTCCTCGAGGATGCGGTGAAGGTCGTCGTTTCCATAATACTCGATCGTGATGCTGCCCTGCTTATCGGCATGATGGATTACGACGCGCGTCGCGAGACGGTGCTGTAATAAATTCTGTAAATGCAGAACGGCGGGCGCGGTGGCCTCGGCCGTTTTTGCCCGCTTCTTCCCGGACGTGCCCTGCGTTTTCGAAAGATGCGTCGCCGCAAGCTTCTCCGCGGTGCGCACCGAGGCGGACTGCCGGATGATGACGTCGGCAAGGAGACGCTGCTCCTCCTTCGATTTCAGGGAAAGAAGGACCTTCGCGTGGCCGACCGAGATCCGGCTCTGGCGAACCATCGTCTGCACGTCGGGATCGAGATCGAGCAGACGCATGGAGTTCGCCACGGAGGCGCGGCTCTTACCGACGCGGCGCGAGATTTCCTCCTGGGTGAGGCCGAATTCGTGGGCCAGCCGCGAGTAGGCGGCGGCTTCTTCGATCGGGTTGAGGTCTTCGCGCTGAAGGTTCTCGATGAGGGCGAGCTCGAGGACTTCCTGATCGCTCGCCTTGCGAATGATGACCGGCGCCTCGACGAGACCAACAAGCTGCGAGGCCCGCCAGCGACGCTCGCCGGCGATCAGTTCATAGCGCTCGCCGGACTTGCGAACGATGAGAGGCTGGATGATGCCGCGCTCGCGAATGGATTCCACGAGCTCGTTGAGCTGGTCGGCGCGGAACTCCGTGCGCGGCTGGTGCGGGCTCGGAAAAATATCCGCGAGAGGGATGGACTGGATGCGCTCGCCATCGGCCTCGGCCGGCACAGGCGCCGCAACTCTCGTATTGATGAGAGCTCCTAATCCTTTTCCGAGCGCCGGTTTTGCCATGGGGTGTCCGATCCTAGGGACCCCGTTCGTGCAAATCAACTTGAACATGCCCCCGAAAAATCCGGATCGTCCGCGCGTGCCCGACGAACCGCCCAAACTCTTCGAAAGACTCGCGATCTGGCACGTCGCTCCGGCGGCCCGCGGGGCCGGGCAAATGGCGCTGGACGAAGTGATGCTGCGGCTCGCGGAGGAGCCCACCATGCGGCTCTACCGCTGGCAACAGCCCGAGGTGACCATCGGCTACCCTCAACATTGGGAGGATGCACAGGCCTTCGCGGGTGATCGCCCCATCACTCGTCGATGCACGGGAGGCGGATTCGTCGAACACGGCGCCGACCTCACGATTGCGCTCGCGGTGCCGGCCACGCATCCCTTCGCCCGCCTCGCGCCGGCAGAAGCGTATCGCCGCATCCACGAAGCCATCCGCGCGGGACTCGACGACGCGGAAGTTCGGCTCGCCACCGAGGCGGAGTGCACGTGCGGACCGGCGTGCTTTGCGAGCCCCGCGCTCCACGATGTGATGCGCGGCGGACATAAGATTCTGGGCGGCGCCCAGCGACGCTCGCGGGAGGGGTTTCTCTACCAGGGCAGCCTTCGGGACGCAGATTTCGCGAATGCGGCAGCGGCTTTTTCCGACGCGGTGGAACTCTGGCGACCTCCCGCCGGCTGGGAAACCATTTTCGAGGGACTGGTGAGCACTCGCTACGGCGCGGAAGCCTGGAATCGGCGGCGCTAGGCGGCTAGGGCACCGGCTCGGTGGTGGCTTCGCCGCGGCCGAGCGCGTCGAAAGAAATGTCGAGCACGGGATATGTCTTCCAATTCTTCAAATCGAAGTGCCACCACTCGAAGGGATAGGGCTCGAATCCGTGGTGCGTCATCACGTCCTCGAGCTTCCGCATGTTGGCGCGCTGGAGGGGAGTCATCGCCGGAGAATTGCGGTGCGCGGCCTCGGTGAAGTCGTCGAACGAGCTGGGCATATCGAGCGCGTTGCCCATTTTGTCGACCAGCGTGACGTCGACGGCGGTGCCGCGCGTGTGCCGGCCGCGGTTTACGGCGGGATTCGAGACGTATCGCTCGTCGTGGACAAGATCCCACATTTTCTGCTGCACGGAGAGCGGCCGGTAGCCGTCGTAGATCTCGAGGCCGAGGCCCTCTTTCGCGAGATCGGCCTGCACCGCGGCAAGGGCGGCGGCGGTGTCGCGATGGACGAAGAACTTCGCCGCCGGGTAGAGCACTTCGCCGGTAAAATTATAGCGGGTGGCGTAGCGAATCTCAGGCAGCAACGGCGGCTGGATCGTCGCCCCGTCGACGAGATGATGCTCGATCGGCGCCGCCTGCAGCGAAGCCGCCAGGACGAACAGCAACGCCAGCCCGCGACGGATCATCGCCGCTCGGGATAGCGCGCCAGCAGCTCGGAGAGAATTTTCTTCGCGGTGCTCGATTTTTGCGTCCGCAAGAGCGCGGCGCTTTCGGAGGGGCTGCCCCAGCGCAGAATTTCGATCGTGACCTGGCGGGTGGCGGAGTTCGGCGCGGCGGGCTTGTAGAGCAAAAGGAGGTTCTGCCCGACGATGTCGTCGGTGTAGTCGTCCACGGTGTAGATGTCGCCCGTCGCGAGCACGCGGAACTGCGTGCCGGCCGGCCAGCGGGCCCAATCCGCCGCCGCACTGGAGACGGCGCCGACCAGATAGCGACTGCCGCACGCGGTGAGGCCATTGCCGCCGGCACCCATATACGAGGTGACGTTGACCTTCTGGTAGGTGGCGCGAGGGAGCGGGTCTTCGTAAGCCGGGCCACCGGCGCAACCGGCAAGACCAAGCAGGACGGGAAAGAGAAGGGGCAGGAAGCGCACGAGACGTTTTCGTAGAAAATTCCCCGGCGTAACGCGAGGGATTTCAATCCGGCTCGACGGCCGTCGGCACGAGAATGGCGTCGCTCATGCCATGGAGGAGCTTCTTGTCCTGCGGGCAGATCGTGGCCAGTGCGCCGGCCGTTTTCACGCGACCCTCGCCGGGAAAATAATACGGGCAGAGGCGCACGCGGCCTTTCATGGTGACGAGCGCGCCGCTCTCCTCGTCGAGCCAGGGGTGCTCGAGGACGCGCCCCCTGTGGAATTGCTGGAGCAGGTGCGGCCGGCGGTCGTAGCCGGCCAGCGCATCGTGAAGCGCGTCGCGCCACTCGTTCTGCGGCACGTCCTGAGCGACGACCACGCCGCGTGAGCCCCACGCAGTTTCGTCGAAGCCGCTGACCTTGAGAATCAATTCGCGCTGCTTCTGACTGAACGCGGCCACCTCGTCCCAGCTTTGCACCTCGAGGCGCGGCAGCACGGCATGCGGCGGCAGCGGGGCGGGATCCAGCAGCCACGTGTAGGGAATGACCTTCCGCAGCGCGACGAGCGTCTTCTCACCCAGCTCGCGCCGCCAGAAATCCTCGAGCGGACGCAGCCAGAACAACGCGAACCAGAGCTTCTCCTCGAGCTGGGGCTTGAACGGCGGCGTCACCCGCAACGCCCCGGTGCGCGCCCTCTCGAGCAACTGCGCGGAGTTTCGAACGTTCGCGAGATCGAACAGCTCGAAGAATCGATAGACCGTCGGCTGCCAGTCCTCGCGCGGCGCATCGTCGACGACGCGCCACGTCTTCCCGGCGCCGCGTTCATTAAGGCGCGCGGCGACCCATTCCATCTCCGGCCGATAAGTCGCGGCCTCCTCGGAAACCACGATGTCCCCACCGGGAACAATCGCCGCGAAGCCGTCGAGCATGCCATCCGCGCCGCCAAGGATGTCTTCACCGAGCGCGGCGTATTCGCGGCCGAGCCAGGCGGTGAGGCCGATGCCGCCGGGCACGCTGTCGAGCTCCGCGATGGTGAACCCGTCGTCGGTCAGAACGAGATCGGGACGAATCACAGCCGGAATTTCGTCGCGAAACATCCGGTCACGCGCAGCTTCCACGAGTTCCGCGGGCTTGCCCCGGTCGAGCACATCGGCAATCCACGCCGGCTGCCTTCCTTCGGAACTCAGCCGGTAGAGCTGATTGCAGGCCTTGAGAAACTGGTGGAGGCGGTATCCGAGCTGGTCGAGCTCGGCCGCAAATTTTCGCGAGATCGGGAATGCCTGCGGCGAAACGCGCCACGCCTTCTCGGCAAACAGGCCGCCGGCCGGCAGCGCGGCCCGAATCCGACGCGCACGGTCGAGGCTCATCGTGTGAGGATCTTCAGCGCCCCGCGGACCAGTGCGTCACTCGCCGCCGTGGCGCCCTCGCTCTCGACCGCGAGTTTCACCGCCTTGTGCGCCTCGACCTGTTTGTAGCCGAGCGTGATGAGGGCGAGCACGGCGTCGTGCATCGCGGTCTCGGCCACCGTCGGGGCATTCTTCGCGCTCGAGGCTTCCCACTCGGCGGCGACGCCCAGCCTGTCCTTGAGCTCGAGCACGACCCGTTCGGCGGTCTTTTTGCCCACGCCGCTGATCTTCGAGATCGCCGCGACATCTCCCGCCACCACGGCGGCCTTGAAGGCGTCCACGCTCATGCCGCTCAGCACGGAGAGCGCGAGTTTCGGGCCGACGCCCGTGACGTGATGAACGAGCAGGCGGTAGAGGTCGCGCTCCGTCCTGGTCCAAAAGCCGATGAGCAGGTGCTCGTCCTCGCGAATGACGAGATGCGTGAGAATGCGAATCTCCGTGCCGGGCGCCGGCAACCGGTCGAAACTCGAGAGCGGAATCAAAACCTGGTAGCCAACGCCCCGCACGTTAACGACAATCTGCGTGGGCAACGCCTCCTCCAATTTTCCTTCCAAAAACGTGATCATTCTTCGACGGCACACGAGTAGCAGACCCCAGAGGAAACACAAACTTCGCCGCCTCGCCGGGGCGCTGTTGTGTGTCATCGTCGCCCCCGTCGCGGCGCAGACGGAGCCGACCCCGGCGCCCGCCACCACCTGGCACCTCCTGCCCGAGCCGGCCTTCATGCGGCCCGACTTCGCGACGCCGATCGAGAAGTCGAAGGCCACCGTGCTCACCCCCGCCCTCATCCAGGGCGACGACGTGCGGTATCTCACGAAGGCGGAGGCCGGGCGGCTGAACGTCGACCTGGAATCCGTCCGCCGCATCGCGCTCGCCAACGCCAGCGCCGAGCTCGCGAAACTCACGCCCGAATACGTGCGCGACAGTCACGGCGTCGCGCTCTACGCGCGCCTCACGGCCGAAACGCCCACCGTTTCCAGCGTCGTGCTCGCCCCGGATTTCGCCCGGACCTTTGCCGACGTTCTGGGCCCCGACCTCCTCGTGGCGATCCCGAACCGCTATCGCATCTATGTCTACCCCGCACTGGCCAGCAAGTTCGACCAGACGGCCGACCTCGTGCGCCGCGATTACGAACTCTCCCCCTACCCCGTGAGCACGGAGGTCTTCCGCATCACGCCGAACGGCCTCGTGGCCGTGGGCAAGTTCGAGGAGCCCTGAAGCCTGGCCAAACTGCGGGCTTGTCTCCGTCCCGTTTTTTGGTTCGTCTCATCCCATGAAGGCGATGCTTCTTGGAGCGTTTCTTTGGATGGGCGTCTGCGGCTCGGCCATCGTCCAGGCCGCCAACAATCCCCTGTATCCCTTCGTGGGAAGTTTCCCTGGCAGCACTTCCATCGACTTCGGCGGCGGCTCGGTCTCCACCGGTGCCGGGACGCTGAAGCTGACGGCCCGCAAAACCAATCCAAAGGCGAAGATCACGCTCTCGACCGTGGTCGTCGACCCGATCTTCAACGACGCCACGCCTCTCGACATCACCCTCGCCTTCGACGGCAAGGGCAAGCTCGAGGCCACCGCGGCGACCTACGCGGGCTACACGGCCTCGGGCGCGGGCAAGTATTCCCTCAAGAAAGGCAAGCTCACCTTCTCCGCGACCCTTGTGCTCTCGGACGGCTCCGTCACCGCGACCGTCACGGGCACCCTGAAGTTCACGGCCAAGGCCGCCCGGCTCGACGCCCTCGCCACGTTCGACCCCGGCCCCGGCCCGCAATCGTGGCACGTCCAGTTCAGCGGCAAGAAAAAGAAGAAGGGCTGACTTCGCGCGCGGTTTGCGGCGGCCGGCGGGCGGCGATTCACGCTTCCACCGCGGCGACTGTCCGCCTATTTTCACGGCCCCATGCTCGACGACATCCGGAAAGTTCTCTTCCACGAATCGACGATTCTCAGCCGCCTCGACGAACTCGCCCATGAGATCACGACCGATTATCGCGACAAGGATCTCACCGTCATTGCCATCCTCAACGGCAGTTTCGTCTTCATGGCCGACCTCCTGCGTCGCATTCCGCTGCCGCTCCAGGTCGAGTGCCTCGGTGTCTCGAGCTACCACGGCACCAGGACGACCGGCACGGTGAACTTCCGCCAGAACAGCGTCGCGGATTTCCGGAACCGCCACGTCCTGGTGCTCGACGACATCCTCGACAGCGGGCACACGCTCCACGCCATCATGGAAAAGCTCGGCAGCGGCGGCGCGCTGAGCCTTCGCACCTGCGTCCTCCTGCGCAAGAGCGTCACCCGCGCCCGCGAGGTGGATGCGGATTACGTCGCCTTCGACATTCCGAACGAATTCGTCGTCGGCTACGGCCTCGATTACAACGAGCACTACCGCAACCTCCCGTTCGTCGGCGTGCTGAACGAGGCCGCCATCGCCCGCGGCTAGCGCGTCATTCGCCGGCCTGCAGCCCGACCACCGCGCCAGCATAGCCCGTCATCTCGAGATATCCGCGGCCGGAATGCGTGCCCGTGGCCCGCACGGCGCCTTCCCAATATGCGACCGGACTCAATCGCAGCTCCTGGTCGTCCATTTGCGCTCGCACCTCGATAT
It includes:
- the ruvA gene encoding Holliday junction branch migration protein RuvA, whose translation is MPTQIVVNVRGVGYQVLIPLSSFDRLPAPGTEIRILTHLVIREDEHLLIGFWTRTERDLYRLLVHHVTGVGPKLALSVLSGMSVDAFKAAVVAGDVAAISKISGVGKKTAERVVLELKDRLGVAAEWEASSAKNAPTVAETAMHDAVLALITLGYKQVEAHKAVKLAVESEGATAASDALVRGALKILTR
- a CDS encoding DUF1365 domain-containing protein encodes the protein MNSAIYECSVMHRRLSPKRHEFVYRIFLMWLDLDELERIEREIPLFAVNEPGLYSLHDADHFSLGRSSIRENVVEFLRREGETREPAAVRVLTLPRVFGYTFNPISVFFFYDAAGEPYTSVVEVENTFHERKPFLVPRKEVGFHRRATKHFYVSPFSDLDLAFDFRFDAPGEHLRIFIDDYRGEERELISTLTGTRVPLTAANLARFTVKYPLITLKVIGAIHWEALRLWLKRVPFHRKEVNREQQRDVFNPHRSLR
- a CDS encoding acyl-CoA desaturase, translated to METTTFTASSRNSGSAPTDRRPFSAPARTGILRRVVRFFDSDYFPEGAEKVRERPERFEWRRAVPFIILHVGCLGVIWTGWSWTAVGVAAALYFVRMFAVTGLYHRYFCHRAFKTSRPAQFLFALLGLTAIQRGPLWWAAVHRHHHQHSDDEHDVHSPGWKGFAWSHIGWLTSSRNFPTDYRRVQDLARYPELVFLNRFDLIGPLLLFAALFAAGSVLGAFAPELGTNAWQLVVWGFFISTVLLFHGTCMVNSFAHVFGTQRYETGDESRNSLILALITLGEGWHNNHHRHQATARQGFYWWEIDISYYLLRGLASLGLVWDLRPVPKDAYVEANHLRS
- a CDS encoding DUF1295 domain-containing protein, with the translated sequence MTDAFWFLLTTGAAVAMTMMVAVWFLARWFNNAGIVDVAWALGFAVLAGIYFLIGEGDPTRRLLICGMAGLWGARLGIYLWIRVSRHHPEEDGRYATLREQYPRNTWLMFFGFFQLQAVLLAVLSAPFAMAASNPNAGISTWEWAGVALWLVAMLGEALADWQLHEFRSVPENKGRTCRIGLWRASRHPNYFFEWLIWVAYFVFALGSPDGWMTFFCPALMLFFLFKVTGIPATEAQAVKSRGDEYREYQRTTSVFVPWFPKKS
- the hpt gene encoding hypoxanthine phosphoribosyltransferase, giving the protein MLDDIRKVLFHESTILSRLDELAHEITTDYRDKDLTVIAILNGSFVFMADLLRRIPLPLQVECLGVSSYHGTRTTGTVNFRQNSVADFRNRHVLVLDDILDSGHTLHAIMEKLGSGGALSLRTCVLLRKSVTRAREVDADYVAFDIPNEFVVGYGLDYNEHYRNLPFVGVLNEAAIARG
- a CDS encoding ParB/RepB/Spo0J family partition protein, giving the protein MPAEADGERIQSIPLADIFPSPHQPRTEFRADQLNELVESIRERGIIQPLIVRKSGERYELIAGERRWRASQLVGLVEAPVIIRKASDQEVLELALIENLQREDLNPIEEAAAYSRLAHEFGLTQEEISRRVGKSRASVANSMRLLDLDPDVQTMVRQSRISVGHAKVLLSLKSKEEQRLLADVIIRQSASVRTAEKLAATHLSKTQGTSGKKRAKTAEATAPAVLHLQNLLQHRLATRVVIHHADKQGSITIEYYGNDDLHRILEELGVRPD
- a CDS encoding cyclopropane-fatty-acyl-phospholipid synthase family protein, which gives rise to MKTVFRNLVLNSLRPLQGGSLELVLPDGCAQWFGGLDKRQPARIEIHDEAFFQRCVLFGPIGFAEAYLDGQWETPDLTRVIAFFIRNAEDSGAMQTEGGAKAAFLNLLNAANRVRHLLRPNSEAKARENIREHYDLSNDFFKLWLDPSMTYSSAVFDPPALSLEEAQIEKIDRLCRKLQLRAGDRLLEIGTGWGAFSIHAARKYGCRVTTITISEAQLAEAQTRIAAAGLADRIDVRLEDYRRLSGRFDKIVSVEMIEAVGDRYLDEYFDCCQRLLELHGLFALQMITCPDRQFRILRDGVDFIQKHIFPGSLLVSQARVTQALNRTGTLNLFDWEDLGPHYAKTLALWAERFEARREEVRALGFDEWFLRKWRYYLRYCEAAFATRHISVVQAVYSRPDNSGIRSDVYDLFS
- a CDS encoding secondary thiamine-phosphate synthase enzyme YjbQ; the encoded protein is MKSYRKELWFDVRQRREFFNITGEVERCLAESGVREGLCLVNAMHISASVFINDDERGLHADLEKWLEALAPEKPHAQYLHNRTGEDNADAHLKRTIMGREVVVAITAGRLDFGPWEQIFYGEFDGLRRKRVLVKIIGE
- a CDS encoding M15 family metallopeptidase — its product is MIRRGLALLFVLAASLQAAPIEHHLVDGATIQPPLLPEIRYATRYNFTGEVLYPAAKFFVHRDTAAALAAVQADLAKEGLGLEIYDGYRPLSVQQKMWDLVHDERYVSNPAVNRGRHTRGTAVDVTLVDKMGNALDMPSSFDDFTEAAHRNSPAMTPLQRANMRKLEDVMTHHGFEPYPFEWWHFDLKNWKTYPVLDISFDALGRGEATTEPVP
- a CDS encoding FAD-dependent oxidoreductase, with translation MERIAIIGTGIAGLGCAWNLREQARLTLFEQAARPGGHTNTVVADEDGREVPIDTGFIVFNRVTYPNLCRLFEELGVATQPSEMSFSVQHLPDDLEYNGMGLRKVFAQKRNLLRPRFHRLLGEITRFFQVANASLDDPAVRDLSVRQFAEQHGFGRDLLEHYLVPMSAAIWSSQPEGVLDFPAAMLLRFFHNHGFLGVKTHHPWFTVSRGARSYVRRILEKFTDVRLGSPVVSVEESPAGATIRTADDAAADFDRVIIAAHGDQALRMLARPDAEQQRLLGAFAYQPNLATLHTDASLMPRRRIAWASWNYRIDAQERPSLHYWMNALQNVSPRRDYFVSLNSRDLVDPAKIIYETEYEHPIFTLEALRAQAELPSLNRRSPTQRVYFCGSYFHYGFHEDAYWSALEACAAVREHLAAA